CGTCCAGGTCTTTCAATTCGACGAGCAGGGCGTCCAGGTTGACCGGTAGAAAGCGCACGGGAGACTCCTAGACGTGGTAAGTGCTGTCGGGCACATCGGTGATGAACATGTGGCCGGGCGCATGCGTGATCGCAAAGGGCACACCCGAAGCCGCTACCGCAGCCTGTGGCGTCACACCGCAGGCCCAGAAAACTGGAACTTCGCCAGGCTCAATGCGCACGGCGTCGCCAAAATCGGGTCGGCTCAGGTCCTGTATGCCCAGCAGCGCAGGCTCACCGATGTGCACCGGGGCGCCGTGGACGGAGGGATAACGCCCGGAGATTCCACTGGCCTCTGCCACGCGATCGGGCGGGATCGGGCGCATGGACACGACCATTTCACCCTGTAGGCGTCCCGCCGGACGGCAGGCGCGATTGGTACGGTACATGGGCACGTTGCAGCCATCTGCGATATGCCGCACTTCGATGCCCGCTTCTTGCAAGGCGGTTTCAAAGGTAAAGCTGCAACCAATCAAAAACGCCACCATATCGTCGTGCTCAGCCCAGGCTTGGGTGGCGTCGCTGACTTCCTCGACCATTTTTCCGTCCCTCCAGATGCGATACAGGGGGATATCGGTGCGCAGGTCTGCGCCTTCAGCCAGCACTGTTCTCGGACTGCCCGCATCGCTGACGTCGAGGACCGGGCAAGCTTTCGGATTGCGCTGGGCGTATAGCAGAAAGTCGTAGGCCCATTCGCGCGGCAAGGCGATCAGGTTGGCCTGGGTCATGCCCGGGGCGATACCGGCTGTGGGGGTTACCAGTCCGCCACGATAGGTTTTGCGTGCTTCCCGGGCGGCGGCAATGGCCGACTGGCGGGCGCGGGCGAAGGCATTCATGGACGATCTCCTGCAAAAGGCCGCAGGGACAGGTTGGCGTGCTCCAGGACGCGGCGCAGTTCGCGAGCCATTTCCACGGCAGCGGGGCTGTCGCCATGAACACAGATTGAGTCAGCCTGGATTCGGGTTCGACTGCCATCAATGGCCTCGATGGTGCCGTCTTCGACCAGACGGAGCATGCGTTGGGCCACTAGCTGGGGATCGTGCAGCACGGCCCCCGGCTCGCGTCGTGAAACCAGGGTGCCTTGCGGTGTATAGGCACGGTCGGCGAAGGCCTCCGCGACACACTGCAAGCCCTCGTTACGCGCCAACTCAATCAGCTCGGAACCGGCCAAAGCCACCAGTATCAGCGAGGGGTCGATGGCGCGGATAGCGGCGATCACCGCCAGCGCCTGGCGGCGGTCGTGGGCGATGGTGTTGTACAGGGCGCCGTGGGGCTTCACATAGCGCACCGAGGTGCCCGCGGCCTTGGCCAGGCTTTGCAGCGCGCCGATCTGGTAGATCACGTCGGCAGTCAGCTCATCGCTGGCCAGGTCCATGTTTCGTCGGCCAAAGCCCACTTTGTCCGGGTACGCGACATGGGCGCCAATGGTGACGTTTTTGGCTGCTGCGGCTTTCAGTGTCCGCAGGATGCCCGCCGGGTCTCCGGCATGAAAACCGCAGGCGACATTGGCGCTGGTCACGATATCGAGCATCGCGTCATCGTCGCCCATGCTCCAGGCGCCGAAGCTTTCGCCCAGGTCACTATTGATATCTATCGTTGGCATTCACGTGACTCCTTTTTCGTTATCAGGCTCAGACGACGTTGAGGAAGGCAAAGATCGGCCCGACGGATTTGATTGCCATGTACCAGGTCAGCATGCAGGTCAGGGCGCCCAGCACCAGGAGCCAGCGTGGGTAATGGTAACCGTCCATGAGGTCGGATCGGCGCCAGCCGACGTAGATGAAGATGCTCAGGCCGATTGGCAATATCAGGCCGTTGAAACCGCCTGCGAAGAGCAGCAGTGCGGCAGGAGCAGTACCCATCAGGACAAAGATCAGCAGCGATAGGGCGATGAACACTGTGGTGGCGCGGTTGCGCCCCTGCTCAGTGATGTTCGGCTTGAACACGGTGATAAAGGAGATGGAGGTGTAAGCGGCGCCGATCACGCTGGTGATACTGGCGGCCCAGAGGATGAGACCGAAGACGCGCAGGCCGATCTGCCCGGCCGCTGCCTGGAAGGCTTGTGCGGCCGGATTGGCGCCTTGACCCGAGGTGTCGATGATTACGCCGCTGGCAACCACGCCGAGGATGGCGAGAAACAGGATGTAGCGCATGAGGCCGGTGACCAGGATGCCGCTCAGGGCTGCTTTGGTCACTGCCTGGAGATTTTCAACCCCGGTAGTACCGCGATCCAGCAGTTTGTGAGCCCCCGCATAGGTGATGTAACCACCCACCGTACCTCCGACAATGGTGGTAATGGTGGCGAAGTTGATCTGGTCCGGAAGAACGGTCTGGTAGAGGGCTTCACCCAGTGGCGGGTTGGAGGCAAAGGCTACGAACAGCGTCAGGCCAATCATCACCAGGCCCAGCACGACGATCAGCCGGTCGACCGCCAATCCGGCGCGGTGGGAGAGGAAGATGCCGATGGCCAGCAGGGCGCTCAGACTGCCGCCCCATTTTGCATCAAGCCCCAGCAGCGCGTTCAGACCCAGCCCGGCACCGGCGATGTTGCCGACGTTGAATACCAGCCCGCCGAAGATCACCAGCACCGCTAGCAGGTAACCACTGCCTGGAATCGCTTTGTTGGCCACATCTGCGGCACGCATTCGGGTCAGGGAGACGATACGCCATACGTTAAGTTGAACCACGAAGTCGATCAGAATCGACGCCAGGATACCGAACGCAAATGCCGCCCCCATCTTGGCTGTGAACGTGGCGGTCTGGGTGATGAATCCAGGACCGATGGCAGAAGTCGCCATCATGAAAATCGCGGCGATCAAAGAAGCGCGCCGAGCTTTTGTAAACTCTTGAGTGGTCTGTGTCACGGCATCCACGGCATCATTCCTACGGTGAGAGATACCTTGACAGAGCAATGAGCATGCCAAGAGTCAAGCAAACACCACGCAATGTAGGTAGATCAATGCTTATTTGTTGAACAATCCAATTCTGATGGTTGAGCTATCGGCACCAAATTGTTACCTCGCCCTATAAAAGTGCTACTTAATGAAGCGCACTACACGTTTCGACCTTGTGCCATGCACTGAGCTCTGATGGAATAATGGTGCGGTTTTTCTCACCCTGGATTTTTTATGAATGACGCCTCTCCCGCTCTTCCTCGAACACTGGGAGAATCCATCACCCAAGAAATACGCAGAATGCTGGTCGAGGGTGAACTCGTGCCCGGCCAACGTCTTTCAGAAGCCGCACTGGCCGAAAACCTGGACATTTCGCGGAACACCTTGAGAGAGGCATTCAGAGTCCTGACGCGTGAAGGGTTGCTCAAACACGAACCCAACCGTGGAGTAACAGTTGCGGAGCCTGACATGTCGTCGATTATCGACATCTACAGGGTGCGCCGTTTCATCGAATGCAAGGCGATCGCCCAAGGTTACCCCCAACACCCAGGCACCCTGCACATGCAAGAGGCGGTCGAATTAGGCGTCCGCGCGCGCGAAGCGAAAGACTGGGTAGCGGTCGGCACTGCTAACATGATGTTCCACAAATCAATCGTCGAACTGGCCGACAGTCCGCGCCTGCTCGTTTTTTATGGGCAGATATCGGCTGAATTGCGGCTGGCCTTCGGATTGCTCAACGATCCCCAATTCCTGCATTTGCCGTTTCTCGATATGAATGCTTCGATACTTCGATGCGTTGAGGAAGGCCGCTCGGACGAGGCGACTATTATGCTGGATGCCTACCTGGTCCAATCGGAGCGAACTGTCTTGGCAGCTTATGAGCGCAGCAGGAACCGATAGTCGACTTGATGTGCGGTGCAGGTAGGCCTGAAACACCTGTATTCACTGGATTTCAGGCACAAAAAAAGACGTCCGTGGACGTCTTTAGATGATGAAGTGGTGGAGCCGGGGGGATTTGAACCCCCGTCCGCCAGTACTCCGCTGTCGGTACTACATGCGTAGCCGTGTCTATTAAGTTAACCCTCAGCGACCCGACGGGCAGGGTGCTTTGGGCGAGTTGTGTAAGTTTTAGCCGCTTCGTCCACAACGTACTGCACGGCGATTCTGTTCTATATGACAATCACTTTGGGTTTACAGACATCCCCTGATGATTGCTGGACCCGAAGGTACCAGAAGGGAAGGGCTAAGGCTGCTTACGCAGCGAGAGCGTATTCCCCGTAGGTTTCGTCATTGGCAACTATAGAAAGTTGCAACAGTGGATTTACGAGTTCTGTTACCAACTCGGCATGCACCTAAAGTTTCGCAACCGGCGTCGAATCCTAAACGGCCCCGAGCCTGCTGCTCCGTGAATCCAAGTGAGCAACAAGCCTGTGCAGTGTACGCCAACGCGGCTCAGAAGGCCAACCCGCGTTGGTCACCAGCGATTATGGATTGGCTTCATTGCGCAGTTTGTCAGCGAGTGCCGATGCCTGGGTGGCCTCGGTGACGCATTTTTTGTCGTCCCCGGAAGCCTGGGACGCTTCGGCGCTGGACATCAGTCTTTTGATCTCCATCGCGGTGTTGCTGGAGCTCGCCGGCAGTGAGTTCACTTTGCTTTTGAGCTCTTGAAGCTTGCTCGTGCAGAGGTTGTTGTCCGCAGCAAAGACGGGAGAGGCCAACATAGCAGCAGAAATGAACAGACCAGCGAGTGCGGTACGTTTCATGGATATCTCCTTGAACTGATGGTCTCGGTGCTGCCGTATGAGCGTGCGGCTCGGCCGAGGTCGGAAAATAAGCCACGATTGATCAGGCCTACTTAAAAGACTACGGCGCTGCGCAGGAATTCGGTTTTCGCAAAAAAGGGTATAGGAAATTTTTTAGTAGAACCCAACCCCTACAGCAACAAAACCCGCACTTGGCGGGTTTTGATGTGCTTCATATGGGGTGACGTCGGGCCGGGTTACTTCCCGCCTTTGTTCGCGTTCTTGATTTGCTGGATAGTCTGTTCGGTCTCGGCGATGCAATCATCAATCCCTTCCTTGGTGCCTTTTGCCTGATGGGCTTGGGCTTTCTTGACGCTGTCCATTACCTGATCAGCCATCTCCGGAGGAGTCTGTGCCTTGGCATTTTCAATGGTCTTCAGATTGACCGCACAGAGGTCATCAGCGGCAAACGAGGGGGACGCCATCAGTGAGGCAGTAACGAACAAACCAAACAGTACAGAACGTTTCATGTGTATCTCCTTGAACTGAAGGTCCAGGTATCGCTGACCATCAGGACGGGCTGCCGAGTATGGGAAAGTCCCACCTTTGCGGGACTTGATCAGTGGACTGCGGCAACACGGCAGGGTTCTATTTTTCTACGATAGCGCTGTCGATTCCGGCAAGAAGCATTAAAAAGGCGCACAAATTCGCCTTCTTTGAGGTCTTGCTTTCAGGTCACCCTGGCCTTGGTAACGCGATCCACCAGATAGACTAGCCCGTGGTAGTCAATTCCGCCGTGTTGCGTCAGACCGATCTCACACGTGCGGCTGGTAGAAATCCCCTCACTGCATTGCCGAACCGCGTCCTTGAGCGTTCTTAACGAATGAGCGTTCAATTCCGGCGTAGTGAATCCCTTGTCCCCGGCAAATCCGCAACAGTGAATGCCCTCGGGAATGACCACGTTCTTGCTGCATTTACGCGCCAGATCGATCAGCGCCTGACTTTCCCCCAAGTGCTGAGTGCTGCACGTGACGTGCACGGCGATGGGCGCTTCCTGCGGCGTGAATTCAAGCCGGTCCATCAAATGCGTACGGATGAAACGCACCGGATCGTACAGGTCCAGTCGAACATCACCCAAGTCCTGAACCAGGCGCAGCGTGCAAGGGCTGGTGTCGCAGTAGATCGGGTCGAGCCCGCCACGGCTGGCGTGCAGCAACGCGCCGATCAGTTCCTGGCGTTTGTGTTCGGCTTGCTCGGCGTAACCCTTGGAGGCGAACGGCTGACCGCAGCAGAGGCTGTCCTGATTGTCCGGAAAGACGACCTGGTAACCGGCTTTTTCCAGCAGGCCACGGGTTTTGTCGTACAGCGACATTTGTTCTTTATCACCCGCCGCAGGCCCCATCACCCGCGAGACGCAAGCGGCCAGGTACACCACTCGCGGACGCGCATCCGTCACGGTCGGGCTGAAGCGAATGGCCTTTTCCGGCTGCGGCATGGCGTTGGTCCATTGCGGGACCTGACCTTTGGACAGCTTCGTCAGCGTCGCCGAAAGTTTCGCCAGGCGTGGCGCCCCCAGCAGCATCCGCGCACCGTTAGCCACATGCAGGGTGAACCGCGCGCCTTGCAACGCGGTGGCGAAATTGCCTTCAAGCCAATTAGCAGTTTTCGTATGCGTTGCGTTACGGCTGCGGAGCTTTTTCACCAGCTCGCCGGTGTTGATACCTACAGGACAACGCTGGGCGCACAAACCGGTGGCGGCGCAGGTGTCGATGCCCTGGTATTCATAAGCGGCTTCGAGTTCAGTGGTGTCCACGCCGGCGCGTTTTTTGGCCTGAATGTCCCGCCAGATCACGATGCGCTGGCGCGGGCTCAGGGTCAGGCCCTTCGACGGGCAAACCGGTTCGCAGAAACCGCACTCGATGCACTTGTCCACAATCTCGTCGGCGGCCGGCAGCGGTTTGAGGTTCTTCAGGTGGATCTGCGGATCGTCGCTGAGCACTACGTCGGGATTGAGAATGCCATTCGGGTCGAGCAGGCGCTTGAGCTGCCACATCAACTGGTAGGCATCGCTGCCCCATTCCAGTTCGACGAAGGGCGCCATATTGCGGCCGGTGCCGTGCTCGGCCTTCAGCGAACCGCCGAATTCCACGGCGACCAATTGCGCGACGTCATCCATGAACGCCTGATAGCGTGCGACTTCTTCCGGGTTGTTGAAGCCCTGGGTGAAGACAAAGTGCAGATTGCCTTCCAGGGCGTGTCCGAAAAGAATCGCTTCGTCGTAGTGATGTTTGTCGAACAGCTCGATCAGACGGTTTACGCCGATGGCCAGTTGTTCCACCGGGAAGGTCACGTCTTCGATGATCACCGTGGTGCCGGTTTTGCGCACCGCACCGACGGCGGGAAAGGTGTCCTTGCGAATCGCCCACAGACGAGCGTTTTCGACGGGGTCTTCGGTGAAGTCGACTTGTTTCTCCATCGGGAATGAGGCCAGCGACGCCATGATTTGCGTCAGTTGCTCGTGCAGCAAAGTGGACGACGCGGCGCGGGATTCGATCAGCAGGGCGCAGGCATTGTTCGACAGGTGCTGTACGAAAGCCGGCATGCCGGGTTTGTTCTGCACCGATCGCAGACTGCGGCGGTCCAGCAGTTCCACGGCCGACACCGGTTGGCTTTTCAGCACAGTCACGGCATTGCAGCAGGTTTCCACATCCGGGAACACGATCAGCGCCGAGGCCTTGTTCGGGTGGTCGATCACGGTGTCGTAAGTCACGGCGCTGATGAACCCGAGGGTGCCTTCGGAACCCACCAGCAAGTGGCTCAAGATATCCACAGGCTCGTCGAAATCCACCAGGGCGTTGAGTGACAGGCCGGTAGTATTTTTCAGGCGATATTTGTGGCGGATTTTTGCGGCCAATTCGGAATTGGCGCGGGTCTCGCGGCCCAGCGCCGCCAGACGATCAAGCAGTGCTGCGTGGCTCTGGCGAAATGCCGCGAGACTCGCCGCATCTTCGGTATCGAGGCGGCTGCCGTCGGCGAGCACCAGGCGAATACCGGCCAGCGTGTGATAGGTGTTTTGCGCCGTGCCGCAGCACATGCCGCTGGCATTGTTGGCGACAATGCCTCCGATTTTGCAGGCATTGATCGACGCCGGGTCCGGGCCGATCTTGCGTCCGAACGGTGCCAGCCAGGCATTGGCCTGTGCGCCGATCACGCCCGGTTGCAGGCGGATTTGCGTGCCCTGGCCGCGGATCTCCCGACCGTTCCAGTTATCCCCCAGCACGATCAGCACTGAATCGCTGATGGCCTGGCCGGACAGGCTGGTGCCGGCGGCGCGGAAGGTCACCGGGACTCGATCCCGTTGCGCCAGTCCGAGCAGCGCCACCACTTCGTCTTCGGATTCGACACGGATCACCAGTTTCGGAATCAACCGGTAGAAACTGGCGTCGGTGCCGAAGGCCAATGTCGACAGTGGATCGTCGAAACGTCGGTCTTCAGGGATGAGTTTCTGTGCATCTCGCAGGAAAGCCGCCGGTAGACTCATTGGTCCTCCAGAATCAAAACCACCAGGTCTTTCGGACCGTGAGCGCCGTAGGCCAGGACTTGCTCGATGTCGGCGGTCTTCGACGGGCCGGAGACCAGCAGTGCGTTGGTCGGCATGCCTTGCGCCCAGTTGAATTCCTGCTGCACCTGATAGAAGTTGTCGCGGATTTCACTGGCCTTGAGCAGGGCAAAATGCACCGGCGGCACCAGGCTCATCAAGCGCGGTTCTTCGCGTGTCGGCCAGACAATCAGACTGCCTGTGGCCGCGATTGCACCGAGGGTTCCGGTCAGGCTGGCGGGCGTGTCGTTGAACAGCTGGGCTTTCCATTCTTCGACCGGA
This DNA window, taken from Pseudomonas fluorescens NCIMB 11764, encodes the following:
- a CDS encoding FAD-binding and (Fe-S)-binding domain-containing protein; the encoded protein is MSLPAAFLRDAQKLIPEDRRFDDPLSTLAFGTDASFYRLIPKLVIRVESEDEVVALLGLAQRDRVPVTFRAAGTSLSGQAISDSVLIVLGDNWNGREIRGQGTQIRLQPGVIGAQANAWLAPFGRKIGPDPASINACKIGGIVANNASGMCCGTAQNTYHTLAGIRLVLADGSRLDTEDAASLAAFRQSHAALLDRLAALGRETRANSELAAKIRHKYRLKNTTGLSLNALVDFDEPVDILSHLLVGSEGTLGFISAVTYDTVIDHPNKASALIVFPDVETCCNAVTVLKSQPVSAVELLDRRSLRSVQNKPGMPAFVQHLSNNACALLIESRAASSTLLHEQLTQIMASLASFPMEKQVDFTEDPVENARLWAIRKDTFPAVGAVRKTGTTVIIEDVTFPVEQLAIGVNRLIELFDKHHYDEAILFGHALEGNLHFVFTQGFNNPEEVARYQAFMDDVAQLVAVEFGGSLKAEHGTGRNMAPFVELEWGSDAYQLMWQLKRLLDPNGILNPDVVLSDDPQIHLKNLKPLPAADEIVDKCIECGFCEPVCPSKGLTLSPRQRIVIWRDIQAKKRAGVDTTELEAAYEYQGIDTCAATGLCAQRCPVGINTGELVKKLRSRNATHTKTANWLEGNFATALQGARFTLHVANGARMLLGAPRLAKLSATLTKLSKGQVPQWTNAMPQPEKAIRFSPTVTDARPRVVYLAACVSRVMGPAAGDKEQMSLYDKTRGLLEKAGYQVVFPDNQDSLCCGQPFASKGYAEQAEHKRQELIGALLHASRGGLDPIYCDTSPCTLRLVQDLGDVRLDLYDPVRFIRTHLMDRLEFTPQEAPIAVHVTCSTQHLGESQALIDLARKCSKNVVIPEGIHCCGFAGDKGFTTPELNAHSLRTLKDAVRQCSEGISTSRTCEIGLTQHGGIDYHGLVYLVDRVTKARVT
- a CDS encoding LutC/YkgG family protein is translated as MSAKQNILAKLRNSLTGTTPVPDEFDVELVTAPYTYAPEQRIPQLRKLMEAVHTEIHLTSGEGWPALLAQLLRDRQLPSLLIAPTTPHGQRVAQHWEKNPGLPALKSYDRPVEEWKAQLFNDTPASLTGTLGAIAATGSLIVWPTREEPRLMSLVPPVHFALLKASEIRDNFYQVQQEFNWAQGMPTNALLVSGPSKTADIEQVLAYGAHGPKDLVVLILEDQ
- a CDS encoding NRAMP family divalent metal transporter; translation: MTQTTQEFTKARRASLIAAIFMMATSAIGPGFITQTATFTAKMGAAFAFGILASILIDFVVQLNVWRIVSLTRMRAADVANKAIPGSGYLLAVLVIFGGLVFNVGNIAGAGLGLNALLGLDAKWGGSLSALLAIGIFLSHRAGLAVDRLIVVLGLVMIGLTLFVAFASNPPLGEALYQTVLPDQINFATITTIVGGTVGGYITYAGAHKLLDRGTTGVENLQAVTKAALSGILVTGLMRYILFLAILGVVASGVIIDTSGQGANPAAQAFQAAAGQIGLRVFGLILWAASITSVIGAAYTSISFITVFKPNITEQGRNRATTVFIALSLLIFVLMGTAPAALLLFAGGFNGLILPIGLSIFIYVGWRRSDLMDGYHYPRWLLVLGALTCMLTWYMAIKSVGPIFAFLNVV
- a CDS encoding LamB/YcsF family protein — encoded protein: MPTIDINSDLGESFGAWSMGDDDAMLDIVTSANVACGFHAGDPAGILRTLKAAAAKNVTIGAHVAYPDKVGFGRRNMDLASDELTADVIYQIGALQSLAKAAGTSVRYVKPHGALYNTIAHDRRQALAVIAAIRAIDPSLILVALAGSELIELARNEGLQCVAEAFADRAYTPQGTLVSRREPGAVLHDPQLVAQRMLRLVEDGTIEAIDGSRTRIQADSICVHGDSPAAVEMARELRRVLEHANLSLRPFAGDRP
- a CDS encoding putative hydro-lyase; this translates as MNAFARARQSAIAAAREARKTYRGGLVTPTAGIAPGMTQANLIALPREWAYDFLLYAQRNPKACPVLDVSDAGSPRTVLAEGADLRTDIPLYRIWRDGKMVEEVSDATQAWAEHDDMVAFLIGCSFTFETALQEAGIEVRHIADGCNVPMYRTNRACRPAGRLQGEMVVSMRPIPPDRVAEASGISGRYPSVHGAPVHIGEPALLGIQDLSRPDFGDAVRIEPGEVPVFWACGVTPQAAVAASGVPFAITHAPGHMFITDVPDSTYHV
- a CDS encoding GntR family transcriptional regulator; protein product: MNDASPALPRTLGESITQEIRRMLVEGELVPGQRLSEAALAENLDISRNTLREAFRVLTREGLLKHEPNRGVTVAEPDMSSIIDIYRVRRFIECKAIAQGYPQHPGTLHMQEAVELGVRAREAKDWVAVGTANMMFHKSIVELADSPRLLVFYGQISAELRLAFGLLNDPQFLHLPFLDMNASILRCVEEGRSDEATIMLDAYLVQSERTVLAAYERSRNR